In Setaria italica strain Yugu1 chromosome IX, Setaria_italica_v2.0, whole genome shotgun sequence, the genomic stretch CCCCCAAATAGATTCCATAAGCAAAGGACCCATTTCCACTTAGACAAGTAGACATGTTTTGTTGACTGAAGGAGGTCATGTTTGCATCACATGCGAGTCCATTAACATTCGATGACCAAGGAGGATGAAAACATATCTCCTTGGAACAAGCAAGTGACATTAGATCGCAACTGTTATTTTTCTTGCATTCTTCCTGAAGGCAGGAGGCAATACGCTGAATTGCAAGAACGTACCAACAACCACCTGCGATCTGGAAATGGCAGAACATTGATGAACAATCAACATTACCCAAATAATTCAGCATGCATTAGTCTTAAGTCCAATACCAATTTTACATGAATTCTACTAGGGATGGTTGTCCTTATTCTGGCGAACTAAACATCATTGCAAACATAAATTCTCATGTAGGCAAAAATTTTACACTTTGTCATTGCGCATTTTTATTGGCAGACTTTGGACAAGCATCCTGTTTCTTATTTAATTACTTCTGATGATTTAATTTGTTAGGACAGTTTCCCTGTTGGTGTGTTGGAATCTAGTGCCCACGAATAATAAGGCTGTACTGTTGAAATATAGACCAACCTCTTTTCATTTTAAAAATCAAATCAACATTGACTACCCTAAGTCACTAACAACCAGATATCAATGAATAACATTCTCAATTGCACTCTATGATACTTTGAAAGCGACTCTGGGACTCCACGTCCACAATTTATTCTATACTTTCGAATTAATTACAGAGGAAGGGAATACTCACATGAGATGCAATGAAATAGGCAAATAGATTTAGACCAAATCCCCACCATATTGTTCCAAAGATGTAACCAGTCACCTTCTGCATTTTCCTCATGATATGAATACTGTGGTACACCTTGGGGAGGAATTGAAATATGAATATGAGCAGCAATATTGTCATGATAAATTTAACTTGCTCCTCCCTTATTAACTTTGGTATAACCAGCCAGAAGATGATCTGCAGAATTTGAGACCACCTTGTTGAGCAAAACAAGACTTACAAAGTAACGGAAAACACATAGTtcaattatttatttttctttgtgaGCACTGACAGAAAAAACTACAAGAacataagaagaagaaaaacagaaaACTATTAAATTCTGCCTGCGATATCCTTCTCGAAAAGCTTTTCTCAGAAAGCTGTTGTTCAACCGGTGCCTGCCTGTCAATTTTCTAACAGTACATCATTCGAAATATTATGTTTTCAGATAATCTGAGATAACTCCCTTAGTGCAGAAAAAGCATCACATAAAGTAAACGTGTAGGGGAAGGAATCTGGGTGGCTAAAAACTATTCTATAACAAAAAGAGCATGTGGGTATGGCTGACAGGTTTAGCTCTATACAACTAGCCATGTTGATTGTGGATCAATCAGTTAGACGAGCAATAAAATTCAAATTATCCTTTTGATGATAAACAACCCCATCAATAATCCATCCATTGATTTGGGAAGGATAGAATTAACGTATTCCATCCATGACAGTCCAAATAAGCATGGCTCCACATAAAAAAAAGCCATGCCCCACGCATAATTGACAAGTGCAATCATGCgaaacaaaaaagaatatgTGCCAAATATTATGCGACAAAAACTAGACCTCACTTGGAGAAATTACAAGATTATCTGAATGGCAAAGACTGACAAAATAGATAAGAAAAGGAAATCGGATGGCATGAACAGAAATCAGACAAGTCTCCCTAGAACTCTAGGCCTCTATCCATATGATGGTCTGGTcgatctgaactctgaagcggtGGCATATGTGAAATGGAAATATCCTAACAGGCCGCAGGACAAACCACAATTTTTACACTCCTGAAGCTTGTGAAAAACATTGCAATCTGATCGGCTGATGGGTCATAGAAAACTGAAAACATCCCAAAAGCCCACACTACCATCAGCACCATGCTGGTAGGCATCACTGAACCATCGTTTTCTATCCACTTTTATTCCATCAATGCTGGTTATCTCATTGTAACCATGGTCATTTTCAAATCCTACTCCTACCACGATACTGTTTTTTTTCCTCACATCACATGATTGCATCCGAACGGTCATATTCAAATCCTACCTCCGGCAATCATTGTCATCGATCCGTACTAGTTCCGTAAGGGCATCAAACTCTATCATTCTACGGGTAAACTCCGACCTGAATTCTCCATCTATCCCAGCAATCACTCTGGGGAGCGTCATGATCTTTCAAGAAAACAGCAGCCCCCCTGCCACCGCACACATGCCTGCCAGCATTGCACCTACCTCGCATCAGCTCACTACTGGGCACTGTTGTACCTGCAATGTACTCGTGTGCCCTACTTCTGCAGTTCCGACAGGGACTGAAGGGCGTTGTGCTCTGTCTCAGAACCAGACACGAAACATGTCCATAATTTGGGGGCGTTTGATCACTCAGGCCCTCGCCTACACCGCTACAGCGTCGGATTGTAATGCTTGGAATCTTTGTTCGCGATTTTTTTCATGGTGAAAAATGGTAGATTGAGTTCGGGGGAGGCAGGTGGatgccagcaggcagcagctgaCCTGCGGTAGGGGGAGGATGACGAAGAGGTCGAACCAGAGGCCCTTGAGGGAGCGGGCGTAGTGCGCGGCGATGGCGCGGGCGTCCCAGACGAGCTTGCCGCAGCCGACGACGAGGGACTCGCGGGAGACGTAGGCGAGGCGGAACTGGAGTAGGACGTGGCCCAGGTGCGCGACGTCGGCGCAGGTCCGGAgcgcggtgacggcggcggcgaggccggcgtccATGTAGAGGCAGGgctggccgccgcggccgacggaGAGCGCGTAGAAGAAGAGCGGGTCGACCGCCAGCGCGGCGGCCCGGCCCAGCAGGATCCACCGGTTCCAGCGCTGCACGCGCTTGCTCCGCGGGTCCAGCACGGGCCCGAACAGCCaccgcgccgcggcgcccgcgtgCTGCGCCGCCGACGCGGACGGCGAGGCCTGGGCCTGCTGCGCCCGGACGGGCACTAGCGAGGAGCCCGCGTCGGCGTCCCAGCCCGGCGAGTGCACCTGGTCGCAGGTCGTGGAGTGGAACGCCGGCACCCCGGGCTGCGTGCACGCGTAGCACTCCCCCGCCAAgtgccccgccgccgaccggccgctcccgccgccgccgctgccccccgCCTCCTCGTCCCGCACCGCGCCCGGGCTCCCCCTGACTCCATCGCACACTCGCTCGAGCAGTCTTGCGAAGGTACGAACAAAATCTCAGCATCGCAAACACCAAACAAACACAACAGACACCCCCAAGTCCACCGCGAAGCCATTGCCGCAAACTTGATGCTGATGGACTCGATTTCttgaaatgaaatgaaacagACGGGGATCGAGCACGAACGAACCTCGcggggagggagcggaggaATGCGAGGGGAGGCATGTCGTCCCAACCACGGCGGGAACCATGAAAGGACCCTCGCGCGGCGCCGGCCAAGAGGGAGGTGCGGCGCGGGTACGAGTCCCAGTGGCAGTGAGTGGAGGAGCTCGCGCTGCTCACCCTGCTGGCCCTGGGCGCGTGGGATGGGCAAGtaaaagaggagagagaggcggAGTACAACTCAGCCGGGGTCCCAAGTACGTGTCGACGTGGCGCGTACGTGCGGCGTCCTTGCGCGCCGGCGCGGAGCCGGGAGCCCTCTCCCCGGGGAGTACACCTACCGGATTGACGAGAGCAATTGTTCCTGGTGGGGCCGCATCCTAGTACAGGTGAGCCGAGCACATCACCGAACAATTATTGTGATCGTGCTGGGAGTTTTATTCCATGATCCGATTTTGTATCGGgacctagatatatatatatatatgtatatatttgtcCGGTTTAAGTAATGGACGGAGTTGGCCCATCAACACCGGCTGCCGAACGGGTCACACCTCCCTCGCCGAACCAACGAAAATAAGCCCTGCAATAAGCTGTAACGAGACTATCTCATTTCTCGTATGCACTTGCACGTTCTCGTTTGCTCCTgtacgacggcggcggtgccacGGCTACAAAGGTACCAACGCGTCTTTTTGGTGGTACGTGGAAGGGATGAGGCGGCGAGCGTGACCGCCTTGCGGCGTGTGTGGTGTGCGGCTTGGAATTGGATGGAAGTGGAACCTTGCGGTGTTGTACTGTAGTGTACGGGGTGTGTGCCGGCGGTGCATGGAGTGGGTCCACGCGAGCGAAGTAGGCGACGGAGGAGAGCGTACAAATACAACGCATGTGCATGTGCGCCTGGGCCTGGGCCTGTTCTGTGGAATTCGCATGCTGCTGCTGGTCGATACGTACGTAGCTTGGGCCGTTGCGGGGTCAGCTGGGGGAGGTAGGATGGGCCTGAAATGGTTGCATCGGCGAAAGCTTCCGTTCTTTTTTACTCGGGCAGTGCCTccttttttgagagagagaatGCCACAAGTTTGACGAGTCACTGTGAAATAAGATCACAGTACAATGGAGGGTCATTTAGCGTAAGGAGAAAAACAGGGACCACCAAATGACAGGCATTAGGCGCACATGCTCGTATCTCACGACGAAGGTTTATATGGTTGGCTATCCTCTACCGCTGAAATTCCACACAAACCCATGAAGATTGGAGCAAGAGAAGAAGGGCGTGCACATGAATTTTCGATCAAATCCCAAGGTAGGTACTGAATTCAACCGAATTTTTCGGATATCTAAAAGGGttcaaaatgaaaggaaaaaaagaataaaccGAAATgacaacgtcagcatgaacatGGAATGAATCATGCCAGGAGTCGCCTCTCGAGGTGGTCCCTCTTGTCGATGAAACGAAACATACAGagacatgctgctgctgctgcttagTGTGCAGTGTAGTGTACGTCACTCAAATTGATCACCAAGTCTCAAGGAACTGCTATAGAACACAAAAACTGCAACAAACTGAACAAATTTGTCTAGCTCTTCTCCCTTTTATTTACCCTTTTCCCTTTCCGCTTGGTCTGGCTCATGGGAATTGCACAAAACTACTAGCTTCCATTGCACGCAGCACCATGCAGCACCAGCACTTGTCCAGAAAACAACACCATAGCAAAAGCGCAAAATACTCTCGAAAAGGACctttgagaagaaaaaaaacaaaaacgtATAAACCAAGGTGCTCTTGAAAACCGGGGGGGATGAGCTTTAGGAGAGGGAAACTCTCACTAAAAGGGGAGTCATTTCCAGCCGTCGAAAAAATAGGACAAACGGCTTCGGCAAGGCACGACGATTCTCAGCCGTCGAAACGCCGCAGAAGGATACAAGCTTCCCCCAACGGCACATGAACCACGCGCCCCCACCGTGGCaccgggcgctgacgtgggcccACAGACCAGCGGCACAACACGTGCGTTGCCCGCACCGTCTCGCACGGAGCCACGGACACTCCACGCACACTTGCAGCGAGCGTGCTGGGCGCACGGCAACGGCGGAGACGGGAGAGGAGAGATATTTTAAGCGCCCCCTCGATTTTCCTCCGCCTCGCGAACTAGTCATCACCCATCGCATCGCCCGCATCGCCGCAGCGCTTCCCACTGCACGCGCacgcgcaggcgcaggcgcagcaATGGCGACGaacgcctcgccgccgctgcagctcgccaccgccttccgcccgctcgcctccgccgctgggggcgggggcgggggcctcctcgcgggcggcggtggggtcgcGACGGGGCGCGGTCGAGggcgggcgcagcggcgggTCGCGGCGCGGAGCGTGGCGAGCGATCGGGACGTGCAGGGGCCCGTGTCGCTCGAGGAAGGTACGTGGCTGCGCCCTCCTGCTGGTTCCGACGTCTCGGGTGAGGTTTGGGTGGCAATGCGGTTCGAATTGCTGTTGATTGTCGCGATTCGGGCGTGTGATCCTTGCGCGGTGCGCCCGCTAGGCTGCTGTGTGTTTCCCAAGCCAACCATGGTGAATTGCTGATGCGGGTGGGCTGACTGGGTTAGTGGTGCTTTTGTGCGCGAGCATTGCTAGATTAGTCGCAGTTCGT encodes the following:
- the LOC101772811 gene encoding cyclic nucleotide-gated ion channel 2; this encodes MPPLAFLRSLPARLLERVCDGVRGSPGAVRDEEAGGSGGGGSGRSAAGHLAGECYACTQPGVPAFHSTTCDQVHSPGWDADAGSSLVPVRAQQAQASPSASAAQHAGAAARWLFGPVLDPRSKRVQRWNRWILLGRAAALAVDPLFFYALSVGRGGQPCLYMDAGLAAAVTALRTCADVAHLGHVLLQFRLAYVSRESLVVGCGKLVWDARAIAAHYARSLKGLWFDLFVILPLPQIIFWLVIPKLIREEQVKFIMTILLLIFIFQFLPKVYHSIHIMRKMQKVTGYIFGTIWWGFGLNLFAYFIASHIAGGCWYVLAIQRIASCLQEECKKNNSCDLMSLACSKEICFHPPWSSNVNGLACDANMTSFSQQNMSTCLSGNGSFAYGIYLGALPVISSNSLAVKILYPIFWGLMTLSTFGNDLAPTSNGLEVIFSIINVLSGLMLFTLLIGNIQVFLHAVLARKRKMQLRFRDMEWWMRRRQLPSRLRQRVRKFERERWAAVTGDEEMEMIKDLPEGLRRDIKRYLCLELVKQVPLFHGMDDLILDNICDRLRPLVFSSGEKVIREGDPVQRMVFILQGKLRSTQPLTKGVVATCMLGAGNFLGDELLSWCLRRPFVDRLPASSATFECVEAAQAFCLDAPDLQFITEHFRYKFANEKLKHTARYYSSNWRTWAAVNIQLAWRRYRARKMDVTAMVAPPLAAGPDDGDRRLRHYAAMFMSLRPHDHLE